The Hemibagrus wyckioides isolate EC202008001 linkage group LG13, SWU_Hwy_1.0, whole genome shotgun sequence DNA window AAAGCAGATGGATTTGCTTTAACATTGATCATCAGATTTTACACAAACATCCGTGAGTGCAGCGTCATTAAGTGTAAAAGGGGAAATACGAAATACTAAGAAATTCTGCAATACATATAAATGTCTTCACAAGCGACTGCTGCTGatataatttgtaatgaaaCCCTGAAACAAAATGCCAAGCAGAAGCATTTTCCCTAGTGCTTCCCTAGTTTTGGGCCCCGCTGTGGTTTTAAAGAGACTCAGCGTTGGTcgattttgtcatttttgttttcagGGCAGTATTAGGATTTAGGAGATGATGCAAATGGTCTTCTTTGCTTGCAGGAAATTGTGCCAAGTGGTCTGACAGAGGAGGTCAATGAGCTGTTTGTCCCTGAAAACAAGATGGATTTGGCACGGAGTGATGCCAACACACTTCCAACTGTAAACATCACCAAGGTAATGCAACACTAACCTACACACAATATAGACATTTACTCTGCCACGCTAATGTGACGTACAAACCGTCATTACATCCTGAGATGACTCAGTTTATTCCTAGTCATATACAGCTGTTACATTTATGAAATGGCTCGCAATTATGTAATACATTTTAAGCAGAAACAGTCATCTGAATCTTGGTTTCTGTTGCATTAGTTGGATCTTCAGTGGGTTCAAGTGTTGGCTGAAGGCTGGGCTACTCCTCTGAAAGGCTTTATGAGGGAAAGGGAGTTCCTGCAGGTCCTTCACTTTGGCAGTCTACTCGATGGTAAAGACACTGAACAACAAGGAAAAATCCCTCTCTTTTAACACCAGCACCagattctgttacagaaaatCTAACTCTTGTGTATTGCACAACAATCAgcaatttcttctttttttttgcaatcttAGTAAAGTAGTAGAATTGTACTTGTCAAGAATAATGCTTTTAAAtgttctcattttttttcacttctaGGTGGCACCATCAACCTTTCTGTACCAATTGTCCTACCAGTGTCCAAGGAAGACAAAGACAGGTTGGATGGTTGTGCTGCTTTTGCCCTGGTATATAAAGGTCGCAGAGTGGCCATAATGAGGAACCCTGAGTTTTACGAGCACCGTAAAGAGGAACGCTGTGCCAGACAGTGGGGCACTACATGCATCCAGCACCCTTACATCAAGGTCTGACAACATTCATATACGCTCATTTCCTAATTCGTAATCATGCCATGCCATCTTGTATCGCTGTGGACTGTTTTGTATCAGTTCTTTTACTGCAAGATTTACAACCTGGCTTCATTCTTAGATGGTTATGGAAAGTGGTGAATGGTTGGCTGGTGGAGACTTGGAGGTGTTGGAGCGAATCAAATGGAATGATGGTCTAGACCAATACCGCCTCACTCCGAAGGAGCTCAAACAAAAGTTTAAGAAAATGAGAGCAGGTAATACAAGACGATTTTTTAAATAGCCATTAATAAGATTTACAATAGGTTTAATTAGGGTTGTTGCTGCAATTAGTCCATTTGAATCTTGTGTTAATTAATACTATAGTAATTGTAAGGTGTAGTGATAATAGCTTATGAATAAGCCTTGAGGAAAAAAGTACAGTTTGAAACTCTGATCTCTTTGTACTACATGTACAGTtggtgtgtagatgtagctTGTAACCTTAGACATAGTTAGATATTAACGCAAACATACAATAAAGTGTAAAGCATTACCATTTTATTGTGAGCCATATTGTTCGTATGTGGTCTCGTTTGACTTTATTGGCAACTGACAAGCTTGGCACGCTTTAACACTGCTAAAGTTAGGTTGAATAAGATATTCCTCTATGTATCAGGAGTGTTACCAGAAATGTTTGACTCTACCAACAGGTTTTGTTCTCCATTTATGTATAACCCACTGAACATGAATTCTGCAGGTGTTTAAATGGCAGAGGTCATGTATATATCAGTGGCATTCAAATGGAGCATTCTTCATAGCaaccaaatatttatttataaatattttacattaattattaattacattaattattataatagcTAGTGCTACCTGGCAAAGATTTTCTCAGAGCAGCATAAACAATGAAGCTGGAAATTCAAACGCTCAACAATAGTTATTCACATGCTGTTCTGTGGACAAAAGAAGGCTGCAACCTTAGATCAGCTAGGCTGTAATACTTCCTGTCTGTACACTGTAATTAAACTATCAGTTCCATCAGTAAACATTTCAGGAGGTTCTGGGTGTTCTCAGAACCTCTATGTATCACACAGATTTTGAATTGTGGTGATTAGCATCTCCCAAATGTAAACCACATCTCCCTTTCTTGCAGACGCAATCTTTGCCTTCCAGCTACGCAACCCAGTGCACAACGGCCACGCGCTCCTGATGCAGGACACCAGGAAGAGGCTGCTGGATCGCGGCTACAAGAAGCCCGTGCTGCTGTTGCACCCACTGGGTGGCTGGACCAAAGAGGATGATGTGCCGCTGGATTGGCGCATGAAGCAGCATGCTGCTGTTCTTGAGGATGGTGTCCTGGATCCTGCCAACACCATCGTAGCCATCTTCCCATCGCCCATGATGTATGCTGGTCCCACGGAGGTGAGCTCACTATAATAATGATGAACGTTGACACAGATTTTACTAGACAGTTGCTTGAAAGAGTCTGATTATTAGCCAAAGgctgttagagtgtgtgtgtgtatctctacaGGTACAATGGCACTGCAGGGCCAGAATGATTGCTGGTTCCAACTTTTACATTGTGGGCCGTGACCCAGCAGGCATGCCCCACCCAGAGACTAAACAGGACTTATATGAACCCACACATGGTGGCAAAGTGCTGACCATGGCACCGGGCCTCACTTCTGTTGAAATCATTCCATTCAGAGTTGCTGCTTACAATAAAGAGAAGAAAGCAATGGACTTCTATGACAAAGACCGGTTAGTGGCTTTTCAGAAGattagaatttttaaaatgtcaatAGTAGAtgttaccaaaaaaaaatcgCACTTCCTGGAAATGGATGACTAAAACTATGGTGTGTTGATCCTTTTCAGGCATAGCGACTTTGAGTTCATCTCTGGAACCAAAATGAGGAAACTGGCTCGCAGTGGAGAGAATCCTCCAGATGGTTTCATGGCACCCAAGGCATGGAAGGTCCTCACTGAGTATTATAGCTCCCTCCAAAAAGATTAACTGTACATTGGCAACAGATAAATGCTatctattcatttttataaattatagGGTTTTAgtcaatatatttataatacaaGTCTTAACTCAAAATGATTTTGTATTTCTTCtgtacaatattttttaaacagattatttaaaaaatgaacgtTTCTGTAGAGTCTGTGGAAAACAAATTGTGAAGGTTTTGCGTCTCAGCATTTCTGTCAGTGTTTCATtacacacagaggaaaaaaaaaatttccatcacagtgaagtgaagacATGAGATTTTTGAAAATTTTCCTGACATGGAATCATTACCTTTTTATTGTATATGTACATTTAAAATCAGTTTAGGTTGCTAGACTTGATCAAATTattacacctgatatacacttGATATACACTTCAGCTTAATGAAAACAGATTATacctcagaaaaaaaacaaaacagtataTTAGCTGTACTCACATTAACATATCCTTAAATTGCCTAAAGTAAACAAAATCTATGCAAAACTAACTCAAAGTGATGTCGGAGTCTAATGAGGATATTCAGAGTGCTTTGGGATCCATGTGAAAGACAAAACATACTTTCTTGGTAAAGTAACAACCTTAacatatttattacaaaatgaaCATAGTGTAAATTATGTCCTTTATTCCTTATTGTATGATCTCTTCTCTGATCATTTTTCCATTAATGGTAATACTACCAATAAATCCAGTAGTACacaaaacattgttttcctgtgtgtgtccaAATGGTTACACGATATACATTGTTTACTAAGcattatatacacactataaagAGCTTACAACTCCTACGCATCGCTTTGCTTGTAACTTATTCAGAAAATTCTCTGACTCAGGATCCACACAtactaaaaatttttttttttttttttaaataggacGGATAGCTTACTTCACACAGACAGTCTGTAGACCCTTATTTATTGCTAGAGAAGATATCACGTTACACTTCACAACAGCTTTTCTCCGTACACTGCTCAAAAACATGCTTTATATTTCAGTCCAAAGAGCACTGCACTGTGGATATAAAGAGTTTACACACCCCTGATAaaacgtcttttttttttttttggtgatacaaaaaaagtaaacaaacaaatccgGTCAGATCTTTAATGTGACACAGCAACCAACAACCAAGTGAAAAACATTTCTggtagaaaatgaaaaaagctTATGATAACCTGGTTGCACAAATGCACCCAGACTTTTATAATGGGGTATGTGGCGGTGCACCGAGTGAACCGATCACATTCAGTGACTCGGATTAACCCCACATACAAATCAGCTGATTTTCTTCTTGAATTCATCATGGTTTCGTCTGACTCCTGAAACCGTGTATACAAACAGCTTCCAAAGCATGTACAGGATCACATTGTTAAAATGTATCAGCAtgaatatactatatatagtgTGCTAAACACGTTTAGCAACAAGTGGAGCACAACAGTGACATTACCATGAAGAGGATGTCCACTCTAAATGGACTAAAGCCGAAATCGTATCAGTGAGGCTGCAAAGAGGCTTACAGCATCATTAACGTTATATCTGGTGACGTGCTTCTCACTCCCTGCAACTGACAATCGCTCATAATCTTTACAAGTTGGGCATGTTTATTctcatggaaaataaaaaccatcCAAATCTGCCTCGAATTTGCTAAAAGTTAGATACAATCATCCCAATCTATGTGGCAAAATGCGTTATGACCTGACGAGACCAAGGTAGAACTTTGTGGGCATGATTGTGAAAGATGCTAAATTGATGAAGCATGTTGGTatagtggtttaaaaaaaagctgcatGCCTCCGTTAGAGGAAAAATGTCACCTTCCGGCTCGATAACGGCCCGAAGCGCAAATTCAGGTCAACAAAGAGAGGGCATCAGAAGGAATTTAGTTGGTTGCGATATCACATAACAACTGAcatcttggtttcattttcaccacaaaaaaaaccctgcactTTTTTCCCCAGGACATATCCACTGCATCTGTAAATGTACTTCGCTAAACACACCAGTAATTCTTTAGTACTACAAAGGAATCCCAATTCCCTTACATTATCTTCTTTATTTACTGAAATTAATTATGACCTAGGTGCTTTATATACATGTTACCTGCTTCTGTacaattttataaatattctaATATCACATGCAGCAAGTGCTTAGCAAACCTAATGCCTAAAAGGCACTATGATACAGAACAGAgcaaagggggggaaaaaaggcatattgcaaaaaaataataaaaataaaaagttgatAGATCAAACATCCTGTTTCTAGAGCACCTTCTTATGCAAACCATATTATATGATAAACCTACAAAAATTATTATGATGATCTTCTGGGGGAAAAACAATTCACCCTGGCCAGTAGTATCAGAATCAGTCCAGAGCTGAATCCATCATCATACTTGGTGTTCCTGCTGATTTGGATTTCTTCATCTTTTCAATGGCTTTTTGGAGGTCAGTCTGCTGGATGGGTCGGATGAAGTCTTCCTCTGAACTGTTGACAAAATTGGCACCATTTTAGTTCGATAAAAATAGGTTAGAACAGATCAACCTTATAGGATTAGTACTCAGACTCTAATAAAGAAACAATTAAATGTTTTAGTGAACAAAACAAGTCTGCTTTCAAGACAAGACATTACAAATTCTGGCTCTCCTGGAAAAATGCACACACCCTTAAATCACATTGTAGAAGGCATTCCTGGGTCTGCTGCATGCTGCCtggctggattttttttccctatcaCAAGTCACTCTGAATGAATTATGCCTGTCATATGTAacgtatattaaaaaaaattgccagACAAATGACAGATAATTAACATAATCCTCTCATATAGCTGCTTGACGTGAATATACAGCTGTTTAAAGAATCTCAGAGGTAGTGTCATTTGATCCTTATggcaacaccacaaacaaacaaaagctgtCTATATAGCAGAGCACACAGAACAATGTGGAGGATTTAAAGTTTATTGTTACAAAAAATGAGAAAACTGTGTTTAAGTGTTTAGAAGAAATGGTTTTAAGGACAATCCTCGAAACTTTTCAAGTCAAGAAACTTTtttatggttgaaatgacatttCCGTATTCCTCTTACAAATTATTAGCCTTAACCAGTTATTTCAGCTGTCTCTTATTTAGCCTTAACCAGTTATTTCAGCTGTCTCTTATTAAGTCAGCATTCTCCTATTATTAGTAAGTTATCTAATAAATAACTCTAAatctcaaaaaataaaaagaaataaatattatttttctaacCGAGAAGTGGattgtatttttcattttcttaacAAAGACTACATTAAATAATTCATCAGAACAAACAATAgtatgaagaaaagaaaggccTAAGGCTCATACTTCATCTACACTGAAGATCCTGGAG harbors:
- the papss2b gene encoding bifunctional 3'-phosphoadenosine 5'-phosphosulfate synthase 2b, producing the protein MSDTKKLKTALQRATNVVYQAHHVSRSKRGQVVGTRGGFRGCTVWLTGLSGAGKTTVGFALEEYLVSHGIPCYSLDGDNIRHGLNKNLGFTTADREENIRRIAEVAKLFADAGLVCITSFISPFTRDRNEARKIHEVSNLKFFEVFVNAPLEVCESRDVKGLYKKARAGEIKGFTGIDSEYEKPDSPELVLKTGELTVNECIQQVVDLLKDQEIVPSGLTEEVNELFVPENKMDLARSDANTLPTVNITKLDLQWVQVLAEGWATPLKGFMREREFLQVLHFGSLLDGGTINLSVPIVLPVSKEDKDRLDGCAAFALVYKGRRVAIMRNPEFYEHRKEERCARQWGTTCIQHPYIKMVMESGEWLAGGDLEVLERIKWNDGLDQYRLTPKELKQKFKKMRADAIFAFQLRNPVHNGHALLMQDTRKRLLDRGYKKPVLLLHPLGGWTKEDDVPLDWRMKQHAAVLEDGVLDPANTIVAIFPSPMMYAGPTEVQWHCRARMIAGSNFYIVGRDPAGMPHPETKQDLYEPTHGGKVLTMAPGLTSVEIIPFRVAAYNKEKKAMDFYDKDRHSDFEFISGTKMRKLARSGENPPDGFMAPKAWKVLTEYYSSLQKD